From Cellulosimicrobium cellulans, the proteins below share one genomic window:
- a CDS encoding zinc-binding dehydrogenase — protein sequence MRATVIHAPYDVRVEQRDDPRLLAPTDAIVRVEAACVCGSDLWTYRGANPIEHPVAMGHEYVGTVEEVGADVRSVRPGQLVVGSFYASDNTCPICRAGYQTSCVHRQPVRGAQAELLRVPLADGTLVATPERPDDDLVPGLLTASDVLGTGWFGARAAEAGPGRTVVVVGDGAVGLLAVLAAAQLGAEQVIAMSRHAPRQELARAFGATEVVAERGDEGVARVLDLTDGLGAHGVVEAVGTPESVAQALGSVRPGGYVGVVGLPHGVELPVVDMFYRHVHWSGGPAPVRQYLPELMDLVLDRRIDPARVFDLELSLDDAAEGYAAMDERRAIKSLLRP from the coding sequence GTGCGCGCGACCGTCATCCACGCCCCGTACGACGTCCGCGTCGAGCAGCGCGACGACCCCCGCCTGCTCGCACCGACCGACGCGATCGTGCGCGTCGAGGCCGCGTGCGTGTGCGGCTCGGACCTGTGGACGTACCGCGGGGCGAACCCGATCGAGCACCCCGTCGCGATGGGCCACGAGTACGTCGGCACCGTCGAGGAGGTGGGCGCCGACGTCCGGAGCGTGCGTCCGGGGCAGCTCGTCGTCGGGTCGTTCTACGCGTCCGACAACACGTGCCCGATCTGCCGCGCCGGCTACCAGACGTCGTGCGTCCACCGCCAGCCCGTGCGTGGCGCCCAGGCCGAGCTGCTGCGCGTCCCGCTCGCCGACGGGACGCTCGTCGCGACGCCCGAGCGCCCCGACGACGACCTCGTGCCCGGGCTGCTCACCGCGTCCGACGTCCTGGGCACCGGCTGGTTCGGCGCCCGCGCGGCCGAGGCGGGACCGGGCCGCACGGTCGTGGTGGTGGGCGACGGCGCCGTCGGCCTGCTCGCGGTCCTCGCCGCCGCGCAGCTCGGGGCGGAGCAGGTCATCGCCATGAGCCGGCACGCGCCCCGCCAGGAGCTCGCGCGGGCGTTCGGCGCGACCGAGGTCGTCGCGGAGCGCGGCGACGAGGGCGTCGCGCGCGTCCTGGACCTCACCGACGGGCTCGGCGCGCACGGTGTGGTCGAGGCCGTCGGCACGCCGGAGTCCGTGGCCCAGGCGCTCGGGTCGGTGCGTCCCGGCGGGTACGTCGGCGTCGTCGGGCTGCCGCACGGCGTGGAGCTCCCCGTCGTCGACATGTTCTACCGGCACGTGCACTGGTCGGGTGGCCCGGCGCCGGTCCGCCAGTACCTGCCCGAGCTGATGGACCTCGTCCTCGACCGGCGCATCGACCCCGCGCGCGTGTTCGACCTCGAGCTCTCCCTCGACGACGCCGCCGAGGGCTACGCCGCGATGGACGAGCGCCGCGCGATCAAGTCCCTGCTGCGCCCGTGA
- a CDS encoding CatA-like O-acetyltransferase, which translates to MEHPVPVDLETWPRREHFEHFLHASPCTYAMTVELDVTALAAALAGSSRKTYVAQVWALATVVNRHEEFRLCLDDAGAPAVWPVVHPAFTVLNPERETFSAVWAPYDPDFDAFHSAASALLAEHRTATTFFPQGAPPPNAFDVSSLPWASFTGFTLAIRDGWRHLAPIVTLGRYVEREGRTFLPLAVQVHHAAADGFHTARLVTELQELVDDPSWLG; encoded by the coding sequence ATGGAGCACCCCGTACCGGTCGACCTCGAGACCTGGCCCCGCCGCGAGCACTTCGAGCACTTCCTCCACGCGTCGCCGTGCACGTACGCGATGACCGTCGAGCTGGACGTGACGGCGCTCGCGGCCGCGCTGGCCGGATCGTCCCGCAAGACCTACGTCGCGCAGGTCTGGGCGCTCGCGACCGTCGTGAACCGGCACGAGGAGTTCCGCCTGTGCCTCGACGACGCGGGCGCCCCGGCGGTCTGGCCGGTGGTGCACCCGGCGTTCACGGTCCTCAACCCGGAGCGCGAGACGTTCTCGGCCGTCTGGGCGCCCTACGACCCCGACTTCGACGCGTTCCACTCCGCGGCGTCGGCGCTGCTCGCCGAGCACCGGACCGCGACGACGTTCTTCCCGCAGGGTGCGCCGCCGCCGAACGCCTTCGACGTGTCGAGCCTGCCCTGGGCGTCGTTCACGGGCTTCACGCTCGCGATCCGGGACGGCTGGCGGCACCTCGCGCCGATCGTCACGCTCGGGCGGTACGTCGAGCGGGAGGGGCGGACGTTCCTCCCGCTCGCGGTCCAGGTGCACCACGCCGCGGCGGACGGGTTCCACACCGCGCGCCTCGTGACCGAGCTGCAGGAGCTCGTCGACGACCCGTCGTGGCTCGGCTGA